From Juglans regia cultivar Chandler chromosome 8, Walnut 2.0, whole genome shotgun sequence, the proteins below share one genomic window:
- the LOC108980162 gene encoding V-type proton ATPase subunit c1-like: protein MSHGDETAPFFGFLGAAAALVFSCMGAAYGTAKSGVGVASMGVMRPELVMKSIVPVVMAGVLGIYGLIIAVIISTGINPKAKPYYLFDGYAHFSSGLSCGLAGLSAGMAIGVVGDAGVRANAQQPKLFVGMILILIFAEALALYGLIVGIILSSRAGQSRAE, encoded by the exons ATGTCTCACGGTGATGAGACCGCCCCATTCTTTGGCTTCCTTGGCGCTGCCGCCGCCCTTGTCTTCTCCT GTATGGGAGCTGCGTACGGAACCGCAAAGAGTGGGGTAGGCGTGGCGTCGATGGGTGTGATGAGGCCGGAGCTGGTGATGAAGTCTATCGTGCCGGTGGTCATGGCTGGAGTGTTGGGTATCTACGGTCTTATCATTGCCGTCATCATCAGCACCGGGATTAACCCTAAGGCCAAACCCTATTACCTCTTCGATGGCTACGCACATTTCTCCTCCGGTCTCTCTTGTGGCCTCGCTGGCCTCTCTGCCGGCATGGCTATTGGGGTCGTTGGTGACGCTGGTGTTCG AGCAAATGCACAACAGCCAAAGCTCTTTGTTGGGATGATCCTCATTCTTATTTTTGCTGAAGCATTGGCGCTCTATGGTCTTATTGTTGGCATCATCCTCTCTTCCCGAGCTGGTCAGTCAAGAGCTGAATGA
- the LOC108980161 gene encoding lysine-specific histone demethylase 1 homolog 3-like produces the protein MDGEDKRCGSKKRLKPAEIGFESDEDEPIGSLLKLKRPRNAKKVKSGLESGGDGLRKFEVREVKLEVEAENLGEMDDTLASFRKKLRGPKKDSGSGIVRGRSSSLNVVDSSDRSLNGSANNGGLDEKLISKVVEEGHVMGDDGSDMTMDVGVANKCKGKVKKPKINSVPKTAGYAAFTTDLESLGSGCSSWREQESNLWPGEGPDQFVDEPLEDSISAFVRKAQSGTRKYRASSSSKQKTEDETLEDGFSPCSESVSGVSKPVTGRRLRSGSTSKLDCNGLKSRNGRSDDCSSQVSDFVEENHDSNRRLPSNSAVKLESMKPNDNRHRLSSEVILEVPPPVSPTSISPSRGIQDEATEDPCGSNAQGGSKINNENSNGVCNGEFARIHFKDNCTACSQKAALGTRTFKDTLKPCSMFNTSIVVQDVVEMPNSISGPEKMEEVNEFGKGNSDRGFRDSLTQHSEGVLITHVSNADLEVSETCCEGELLNKSCKCTSQEICNSVSRKTFEVSSKFVSQNSSCHVKMGENCSACDDLKMCTDEPDLTSDSLQKNDSFPFIQNQTLEDVSKGIHVRSHNYHSVGEEVCRGSSPSITRDENENYPEDMIPVPDCKSKDKKLSSGQRAVRRPKKHRHGDMAYEGDADWENLLNEKGFLESQGVIDSEHSFGTRVKCDTSSNTSAEMIENGGAAAVSAGLKTHAVGPVEKIKFKEVLKRKGGLQEYLEYRNQILSLWSKDVSRILPLADCGVSDTSFEGEPPRATLIREIYAFLDHNAYINVGIASEKERAETNARHNYQLLKQKNIEETSGATVADLEDGVSFIVGQVKSSETSMEAKSDVIIENEKQMCEATKDKRRGTPVALELSDMIEREECLSTGPSCEMLDSGTDPAITPELKNDSCTICSSDDHIKGTHSLQCDSEFRKKIIVVGAGPAGLTAARHLQRQGFSVTILEARSRIGGRVFTDCSSLSVPVDLGASIITGVEADVATERRPDPSSLVCAQLGLELTVLNSDCPLYDIVTGQKVPAVLDEALEAEYNSLLDDMVLLVAQKGEHAMRMSLEDGLEYALMRRRLARLGTREETEVHSSVNAFFDAEKGSVDGSFPQRHCSKEEILTPLERRVMDWHFANLEYGCAARLKQISLPYWNQDDVYGGFGGAHCMIKGGYSTVIESLGEGLAIHLNHAVTDISYDTKDSGTNGSQSYRVKVSTSNGSGFFGDAVLVTVPLGCLKEETIKFSPPLPQWKHFSIQRLGFGVLNKVVLEFPEVFWDDSVDYFGATAEDTNRRGQCFMFWNVRKTVGAPVLIALVVGKAAIDGQNMSSSDHVNHALMVLRKLFGEASVPDPVASVVTDWGRDPYSYGAYSYVAVGASGEDYDLLGRPVDNCLFFAGEATCKEHPDTVGGAMMSGLREAVRIIDIFSSGHDYTAEVEAMEAVHRHSDFERDEVRDITKRLDAVDISNVLYKNSLDGAHILTREALLQEMFFKAKTTAGRLHVAKELLDLSVETLKFFAGTKEGLTTLNSWILDSMGKDGTKLLRHCVRLLVLVSTDLLAVRLSGIGKTVKEKVCVHTSRDIRAVASQLVNVWLEVFRKEKASNGGLKLRQGSAVDSARRKSLKDPLIGKPPLHTHHGALENKGGLQVFASAGSHLHLNPNVKKVSGRAVKLEAANDSKLDFTSRSQGPTDTLDTEPEDSNTAISEEERAAFAAAEAARAAALAAAEAYASEAKCNTSLQLPKIPSFHKFARRDQYVQIDEFDTRRKWSGGVLGRQDCISEIDSRNCKVRNWSVDFSAACVNFDSSKVSADNLSQRSHSNEIASHLNFREHSGESVAVDSSIYTKAWVDSAGSVGIKDNHAIDRWQSQAAAADSDFFCSNEEDSNTSWRLPTWKHDRLANESSISQVTVNKESVKNHPRGADRIKQAVVDYVASLLMPLYKARKIDKEGYKSIMKKTATKVMEQASDAEKFMAVSEFLDFKRRNKIRSFVDKLIERHMAIKSDVKS, from the exons ATGGATGGGGAGGATAAGAGGTGCGGGTCCAAGAAAAGATTGAAGCCGGCTGAGATTGGTTTTGAGTCGGATGAGGATGAGCCAATTGGGTCTTTGCTCAAGTTGAAGAGACCCCGAAATGCTAAGAAGGTCAAGTCAGGGTTAGAGAGTGGCGGTGATGGTCTCAGGAAGTTTGAAGTTAGAGAAGTGAAATTGGAGGTTGAGGCTGAAAATTTGGGCGAAATGGATGATACTTTGGCGAGTTTCAGGAAGAAGTTGAGGGGTCCAAAGAAAGACAGTGGATCTGGAATTGTTAGGGGAAGGAGTTCTTCTTTGAATGTAGTGGATTCTTCTGATAGATCATTGAATGGGTCTGCAAACAATGGGGGATTGGATGAAAAACTGATATCTAAGGTTGTGGAGGAAGGTCATGTAATGGGCGATGATGGTTCTGATATGACCATGGATGTAGGGGTAGCAAACAAGTGTAAAGGGAAAGTTAAGAAACCCAAGATAAATTCAGTACCGAAAACAGCTGGTTATGCTGCATTTACTACTGATTTAGAGTCTCTGGGATCTGGGTGTAGTTCTTGGAGGGAGCAAGAGTCTAATTTGTGGCCTGGGGAAGGTCCTGATCAGTTTGTGGATGAGCCTTTGGAAGACTCGATATCAGCATTTGTTCGCAAGGCACAATCTGGCACTAGGAAATATCGTGCATCTTCAAGTTCAAAGCAGAAAACAGAGGATGAGACTTTGGAGGATGGTTTCAGCCCTTGCTCTGAAAGTGTTTCGGGGGTTTCTAAGCCTGTGACTGGAAGGAGACTTAGATCTGGTTCTACCTCAAAACTTGACTGCAATGGTTTGAAATCCAGAAATGGAAGATCTGATGACTGTTCTTCTCAAGTTTCTGACTTCGTTGAAGAGAATCATGATTCAAATAGAAGGCTTCCTTCTAATTCAGCAGttaaactggagagtatgaaaCCCAATGACAATAGACACCGATTATCTTCCGAAGTTATTTTAGAGGTTCCACCTCCAGTTTCACCAACATCAATATCTCCTTCTAGAGGGATCCAAGATGAGGCTACAGAGGACCCTTGTGGTTCAAATGCTCAAGGAGGATCTAAAATAAATAACGAAAACTCTAATGGAGTTTGTAATGGAGAGTTTGCTCGTATTCATTTCAAGGATAATTGCACTGCTTGTAGCCAAAAGGCTGCATTGGGAACTCGAACATTCAAGGATACATTAAAGCCTTGTTCAATGTTTAACACAAGCATTGTGGTGCAGGATGTTGTAGAAATGCCAAATTCTATCTCTGGTCCAGAAAAGATGGAAGAGGTCAATGAGTTTGGCAAGGGCAACTCTGACAGGGGTTTTAGGGATTCATTGACCCAACACTCAGAGGGCGTTTTGATAACACATGTATCAAATGCAGACCTTGAAGTTTCTGAGACTTGCTGTGAAGGTGAATTGTTGAACAAATCATGCAAATGCACTTCCCAGGAAATTTGCAATTCGGTTTCTAGAAAAACTTTTGAGGTTTCATCAAAATTTGTCTCTCAAAATTCATCTTGCCATGTGAAGATGGGAGAAAATTGCAGTGCTTGTGATGATCTTAAAATGTGCACCGATGAGCCAGATCTTACTTCAGATTCTCTGCAAAAGAATGATTCTTTTCCCTTCATTCAAAATCAAACCTTAGAAGATGTGTCAAAAGGTATTCATGTTCGTAGCCACAATTATCATTCAGTCGGTGAAGAGGTTTGTAGAGGTTCTTCTCCATCTATAACTcgagatgaaaatgaaaattaccCAGAAGATATGATACCTGTGCCTGATTGCAAAAGCAAAGATAAAAAGCTATCATCTGGCCAGCGTGCTGTACGCAGGCCTAAGAAGCATAGGCATGGAGATATGGCTTATGAGGGGGATGCTGATTGGGagaatttattaaatgagaaaggTTTTCTCGAAAGTCAGGGTGTTATAGACAGTGAGCATTCTTTTGGAACAAGAGTGAAGTGTGATACATCTTCAAATACTTCTGCGGAGATGATTGAAAATGGTGGTGCAGCAGCAGTATCAGCTGGACTGAAAACTCATGCAGTTGGTCCAGTTGAGAAGATTAAATTTAAGGAGGTCTTGAAGCGGAAAGGTGGCCTCCAGGAATATTTGGAGTACAG GAATCAGATATTAAGTCTTTGGAGTAAAGATGTTAGCCGCATTTTACCACTTGCTGACTGTGGGGTCTCTGATACTTCTTTTGAGGGTGAGCCACCACGCGCTACACTTATTAGGGAGATCTATGCATTTCTTGATCATAAT GCTTATATAAATGTTGGAATTGCTTCTGAGAAGGAGAGAGCAGAAACTAATGCTAGGCATAACTATCAGCttctgaaacaaaaaaatattgaggagACTTCTGGAGCTACAGTTGCAGATTTAGAGGATGGAGTTTCTTTTATTGTTGGTCAGGTTAAGAGTTCTGAAACTTCAATGGAAGCAAAGAGTGATGttattattgaaaatgaaaagcagATGTGTGAAGCTACTAAAGATAAGAGACGTGGTACTCCGGTTGCACTGGAATTATCTGATATGATAGAACGTGAAGAATGCCTAAGTACTGGTCCATCATGTGAAATGCTGGATAGTGGAACAGACCCTGCCATCACTCCTGAGCTAAAGAATGACTCATGTACCATTTGTTCCTCAGATGATCACATTAAGGGGACTCACTCTCTGCAATGTGATTCAGAGTTCAGAAAGAAAATCATTGTTGTAGGAGCTGGTCCTGCTGGCTTAACTGCTGCACGCCATTTGCAACGTCAGGGTTTTTCTGTAACCATTCTTGAAGCTAGGAGCAGGATAGGGGGTCGAGTCTTCACAGACTGTTCATCTCTGTCTGTTCCAGTGGATCTTGGTGCTAGCATTATTACTGGTGTTGAGGCTGATGTGGCCACTGAAAGAAGACCAGATCCTTCCTCATTGGTTTGTGCTCAATTGGGCCTTGAGTTGACTGTATTAAATAGTGACTGCCCTCTTTATGATATTGTTACGGGTCAAAAAGTTCCTGCCGTTCTGGATGAAGCATTGGAAGCAGAATACAACAGCCTTCTTGATGATATGGTGTTGCTTGTTGCCCAAAAGGGGGAACATGCAATGAGAATGTCTCTTGAGGATGGCTTAGAATATGCCCTTATGAGGCGTCGTTTGGCACGATTAGGAACAAGGGAAGAAACTGAAGTGCACAGTTCAGTGAATGCTTTCTTTGATGCTGAAAAAGGTAGTGTTGATGGCAGTTTTCCACAGAGGCATTGCTCTAAAGAAGAGATTTTGACACCTCTGGAGAGGAGGGTTATGGATTGGCATTTTGCAAACTTAGAGTATGGCTGTGCTGCTCGGCTTAAGCAAATATCTCTTCCCTACTGGAACCAAGATGATGTTTATGGAGGATTTGGAGGAGCTCATTGTATGATTAAAGGGGGTTACAGCACTGTTATTGAGTCTCTTGGAGAAGGACTCGCCATTCACCTGAACCATGCAGTCACAGATATTTCATATGACACCAAGGACTCTGGAACTAATGGTAGTCAGTCTTATAGAGTCAAAGTTTCTACGTCAAATGGCAGTGGATTTTTTGGAGATGCTGTCCTGGTTACAGTGCCACTTGGATGCTTGAAAGAAGAAACCATAAAGTTTTCCCCACCTTTGCCCCAATGGAAGCATTTTTCAATCCAGCGGCTTGGTTTTGGAGTTCTTAATAAAGTGGTTTTGGAGTTTCCGGAAGTGTTTTGGGATGATTCTGTGGATTACTTTGGAGCAACTGCAGAGGACACAAACCGGAGGGGCCAGTGCTTCATGTTCTGGAATGTCAGGAAAACGGTTGGGGCTCCTGTTCTTATAGCTTTAGTGGTTGGCAAGGCAGCTATAGATGGCCAAAATATGAGCTCATCTGATCATGTAAACCATGCGTTAATGGTTCTCCGTAAACTTTTTGGAGAGGCTTCAGTTCCTGATCCGGTTGCATCGGTAGTGACAGACTGGGGCAGGGATCCTTATAGCTATGGTGCTTACTCCTATGTTGCAGTTGGAGCATCTGGAGAAGATTATGATTTATTGGGCAGGCCTGTAGATAACTGTTTGTTTTTTGCTGGTGAAGCCACCTGTAAGGAGCATCCTGACACAGTTGGTGGTGCAATGATGAGTGGGCTACGGGAAGCAGTGCGTATAATTGACATATTCAGTAGTGGGCATGATTACACTGCAGAAGTAGAGGCAATGGAGGCTGTACATAGACACAGTGACTTTGAGAGAGATGAAGTTAGGGACATAACAAAGAGGCTTGATGCAGTCGATATATCTAATGTTCTATACAAGAACTCTTTGGATGGAGCACATATTTTGACAAGGGAAGCTTTATTACAGGAGATGTTCTTTAAGGCAAAAACCACTGCTGGACGATTGCACGTGGCCAAAGAGTTATTGGATCTTTCCGTTGAAACCTTGAAATTCTTTGCTGGGACCAAAGAAGGGCTTACTACACTCAACTCATGGATACTG GACTCAATGGGGAAGGATGGGACTAAACTCTTGCGGCACTGTGTTCGTCTACTTGTGCTTGTTTCAACTGATTTACTTGCTGTGCGCTTGTCAG GCATAGGGAAAAcagtgaaagaaaaagtttgTGTACATACTAGCCGTGATATACGTGCAGTAGCAAGTCAGCTGGTTAATGTGTGGCTCGAAGTCTTTCGCAAGGAAAAAGCTTCTAATGGTGGATTAAAGTTGAGGCAAGGAAGTGCTGTAGATTCAGCAAGGAGAAAATCTCTTAAAGATCCATTAATAGGAAAGCCGCCTCTGCACACACATCATGGTGCTTTAGAGAATAAAGGAGGTTTGCAGGTCTTTGCATCTGCTGGAAGTCATTTACATTTGAATCCAAATGTGAAGAAAGTGAGTGGTAGAGCAGTCAAACTCGAAGCTGCAAATGACTCAAAATTGGATTTTACATCAAGGTCCCAAGGTCCAACAGACACACTGGATACTGAGCCCGAGGACAGCAACACTGCTATTTCTGAAGAAGAACGAGCTGCCTTTGCAGCTGCAGAAGCAGCTCGTGCGGCAGCACTTGCAGCTGCCGAG GCATATGCGTCAGAGGCCAAGTGTAACACATCGTTGCAGCTACCTAAGATACCGTCATTTCACAAGTTTGCTAGACGGGATCAATATGTCCAGATTGATGAATTTGATACTCGAAGGAAGTGGTCTGGTGGTGTTTTGGGAAGACAAGATTGTATATCAGAAATAGACTCCAGGAACTGCAAAGTTAGGAACTGGTCAGTTGATTTTTCTGCTGCTTGTGTGAACTTTGATAGTTCAAAAGTTTCAGCGGATAACCTCTCACAGAGGAGCCATTCAAATGAGATTGCTAGCCATTTGAACTTCAGAGAGCACTCTGGGGAAAGCGTGGCTGTGGACAGCAGTATTTATACTAAAGCATGGGTTGATTCGGCTGGCAGTGTTGGGATAAAGGACAACCATGCCATTGACAGATGGCAATCTCAAGCAGCTGCTGCCGATTCTGATTTCTTTTGCTCAAATGAGGAAGATTCGAACACAAGTTGGAGACTACCCACCTGGAAGCATGATAGACTGGCAAATGAGAGTTCTATCTCACAAGTTACAGTAAACAAGGAATCTGTAAAAAATCATCCTCGAGGGGCAGATCGCATTAAACAGGCTGTTGTAGATTATGTTGCATCATTGCTCATGCCCCTTTATAAGGCAAGAAAAATTGATAAGGAGGGATACAAGTCAATTATGAAGAAAACTGCAACTAAG GTCATGGAGCAGGCCAGTGATGCAGAGAAATTCATGGCTGTTTCAGAGTTTCTTGATTTCAAGCGCAGGAACAAG ATCCGTTCCTTTGTGGACAAATTGATTGAGAGGCACATGGCAATCAAGTCAGACGTGAAATCTTGA